The genomic DNA TTTCACATGTATTTTCCTTTATAGTCTCCCAAGTGGATCAACTAATATTTCCCGTTCCTGTAATTTTTGCTCGAGTGTTTTTCCTTGTATTGACTTTTGCAGTGAATCGATGTATCCATTTGGATATTAGTGAATGATCCTCATTATCgtttgagcaaaaaaaaaaaagacatgcTAGGAGTGGTTTTCGAAATTACTAAGGACGATTATAATTatgcaggaaaaaaaatacaagaatTGAGTACAAAGACTAGGAATCTTTtcattaaagaaatatataacaaTATAGATGTATATTTAAACTTTGTGAGGGTGAGTgccaaaatatataattatatcgtATGAATTTGCATTTGAGGAGAGTGGGAATTGTTCAGTCATATTATATGGAgtagggaaaaagacaaaaaccccACTTGTGGTTTGGAGTTGGGATAAATCGCaccttattattttatttgagacAATAGCCCCTTGTGATTTGCTCCGTCAAATATAGGGGGTTacggcgttaattttttttcattttcagtcctcaatctttaacattttaatcattttgattataaatctttttcttttatcatttatatcctaaactttttatattgtttcattttagtccaaCAAAGGAAATCGAAAGGGAATCGGGATCGAGGTCGCCAATCAGCCcacccgacccctccaccttGGTCGCCGGCGACCTCTGTGGGCACCAGCGACCTCAATGGAGGtgtcggggtcgccgattggtgGCCCAGACCCCGATTCTCTTTCGATTTCCTTTGttggactaaaatgaaacaaaatgaaaattttaggatatgaatgataaaagaaaaagatttataatcaaaatgattaaaatgttaaagattgatgactgaaaatgaaaaaaaattaactccATAACCCCCTATGTCTGACGGAGCAAACCACATGGGGCTAATTGTcccaaataaaagaatatgatGTGATTTGTCTCAATCCCAAACCATAAGGGggatttttgtcttttttcctaTGGAGTATATgtttgagcaaaaaaaaaaaagttatatggACAATCGATAGAAATATCCAAACGTCCCTTGCGTGAATGTTAGGGTGGGGGGAGCGTAGTGGGAGGTGACGATGAGAGAGTGTTGTGTTGGGTTGGGTTGGGTGGGGTGGGGTGGGGTCTTTACTTTcactaatcatttcattttaGGAACCATTCTTTTGTTTGTCTATGGGAAATGGACCCTCTCACGAAACTCCTCATCTCATTCGCTTGCCCCTTAAGATTAAGACAAagatatttaaaagaaaagaaaagaaatggctCCTTTGTATATACAATTCATTGAATTTATGCTGAGAATTTCCTTTTAGTCACCATCAAGATTTTCAAAACTCAAAATTTATCACAATTCCTTTTCGCTCTAGTCTGTACAGTTCAATTATGTTGAGTCAAGCACATCCAAGGAGTTATCTCTAGTGTCTTATAACAAAGATTCAAACTCAAGATTTCAAGGTGATTGGACTCACTAAGTTTTAGGGGTGGGGTTTTCGAAAATTGGGAAGATAAAAGAGGGAGAAAGATGTTAGAAGTAGGAAGTGGGAGGCAAAAAGCAAATGGTGTAGGGGATGGTGGgcctcttatttatttatttcttttatatacTCAATTATTTGACAGAAagttttttgtattttttatttgtcgGCACAAAAGCACCTGAAAGACAAGAAGTCTATATTATCATATGGATTGGGTcatataagaatatatttgcgtgtacagggaaaaaaaagtgtacCTGGGCGTTTCTTTTTATTAAGTTGCGTTTAAATTTAACCAAGGCAATTATGTGCGCGAGGGGTTTCTAgtcgacttttttttttggtagaatgCAACCGGTTTTTTTGAAAGTTTATTTGGCCGAATTCTATGGAAAAGAATTTAAATAATCCTACCTTATAATAAAGTAGAGGAAAGAAACTAATAAGAAtgtaataattgaaaatgattatgataattattcgAATGATTATACTAACTCATTTTCCTACTTGTTGCAATTTGATTAGTAGTTTCTCGTGCCATGTTGCAAAATATGATTTACGGGAAAATGTCTCACTTCCATGAATGCATACTTATTAGGTGCGGCTTATTCAATGCGATATCAAATGCCACATTTGATCATCTtaattagcatatatatatatatatatttgggtaaaatagcacatatatatatatatatatttatatagatccATAAATGGTGGCATTGAGCGAAATGAATCAATCACGAAGTCGAAAAAAAGGTATAAGTTAATCATTATCACGAAGGCATTGCCTACAACTGAAATCTCCCGTGAAATTTGATATCATACATACACATAATGCTTTTCCAACTAAATACACATTAATCAAGAGACATTAGGAGGTCGAATATACTTCCTCTTAATTTGAAATGAAGAGATGTTGAATTTAATTCTCATTGAAAAGATTTTttcgcatttttttttcttccattgACTAGCTAGGCCTAGACAGGCTCTCTTATTGTAATCGAACATGATGAATAGACTGTTACATTACACATGATGGAAAAAGGGAAAGGGGACGGATAGGTAGTTTCAGTATTCACGAGGTTTAGTTGGAAATTAATGAAACACAGACAAAACAAACACCAAACATAAAAGCCAACCCAAAGGTAAAAAACAAACTAATCTTGATTGGTTCACGTGATTCGACATTCGTTTTGCTTAAATAAAGTCTTAAATTCGATTcctgattggaaaatatttcACGATTAGGGaagttttatcttttaatgaaaaaatttatttaagatCTAAAAGACTTTCGAATACCAAATCATtcatatttatgaaaaaatgacaaaaaaaaaacctgttTTCGagatatatattgtaaaaaaaagGCGGTACCGATCTCGTGCATGCATCACCTTAAAAACCAACCGCCTCCTCTCCTGTTTGATTAATTTAgttcctttttctatttttctttctttcgtaCGGGTAGCTCCTAATTTTAGCTTTAATCACGCTTTTCATACGGACGAAGTGATCATATTGCAACAAGAAAACCTAACTTAGCTAATATTATAAGTAGTTTTCCGGTGAAGCAGCGGTGTCTTTTGATATTTCTTTAACGGCATGTCATTTATATTGtactgattttctttttcctgttCGAAAAAACCTCATGAATCTAGTaagcaaaaaggaaaatgatataaaatgaATAATGAGAGTCCCGTTTACGAAAATCAAAACCAGACACTTTTAGATTCAAATTGAAAGTCAATGTCACTACACTCCTCGAACCgtcattttgtatttattctttttatatcAATGATATGCAAAACACAGACTGAAGCCTGAGGTGCTATACTTCTTCTATCATGGAGATTTAgcttataaaattaattaacaatatCTTTCTTGGAAATGACAAAATTTCCTTAAGATTGTATCCCTTGTATTAGGGTTCAATTCATGAGCCTTTCAAGCAATTTTTAGCCCGGAAAACCATACTGAATGCTTAGCCAAGAAACCAACCGCTTAAAAGCCTAGCTTCCCTTTCAAGCAATATAATTATCGTAAGGTAGTAATATTGGGTTCTTATTTTATACTATATGGTttcatcggaaaaaaaaacatgtgcATATATGATTACTCGATTGATTAGATATAATTAATCAGGGGACGGGGAGGTTCAACGAGAAACATGTGCATCTGATTGATTGTTTAGATATATTCGAGCagtatatataatgaaataactttgacagtaaaaacaaattatttattttgatttgcaTCACTTGGCATTTAGAAACTCAATAGGTCTCGAATAATTCAAATTCGAGTCAAATCAGTTTATCaagtaataaaaaattctttcaatcctgaatttttatttttattttcagttaTAAAGGAGGCGGAAGGCTTAGTTAATCatgagtttttttaattacaatacTTGCACTCGAAACTCATTAtttataaaggaaaaaaatgtcaaactaTTTGATTCAATTCAGGGTGATCCCactaattaattgaattgcaTCTATGAATCTAAGAAATATGGTTATGGAGGAAAATTATTTAGGCTGTAGAAAAGGAACAATGCGAAACATCCATAATATCATCGCACTCGCACCACATAGCCCAGTTCTTGCGATACGGCAGGAACAACATTGTGCATCTTTCCCATCACATCAATTAAAgtggaaataaaaaatggcgTCATAGAACCAAAGAAgctatctctctctccccctcatcattttctttcttccttccttcctttttttcttttctcttttaattagaaaataggtccataaatttaataaaaatatataaaagtcttCCTAACTTATAATCAAGTCTGAGACTTTTACCTTCAATTTTCTTGTCCCTTTTGTTCTTAGACATGTTCTCATATTAAGATGTGTGCTCTTCATGTTCATGCTCAAAACTGAAaacatggattttttttttcttttaattcagCATAACACCACGCATACATCTTGTATATGAAGACATGTATCTATATACACTACGGAGAAATTCTTCGTTTGTGAACGGGGTATAAGTTCTAAAACATTTTAGTTTCAATGAAAAATCTCATAATTCCAAGGAATATTCTATATAGCAAAATATAGAATTGGACACGATATACATTTTTCATCACAAATTTTATCTCGGGGCAGCCAAAGCCAATGCTGTATGATGCCATCAGCTTCTAAGTTCTTCCCCCTTTCATTATCTAAAAATTGAACTACCACTGGACCCCCATCCTAAAAACCATGAGCATATGACGacataattcaaaaaaaaaaaaggacccaCCCACCAAAAAAGGTAGCCCAAAGGAAGAAATAGTAATAATACTAATACTAATACTAAATatactttcttcttcttctaataataataataatagtattatgtacaataaaagtaaaaaaaataaaaaagaaatctcaCCCTCGGTGAGTCTCATGACTCTCATCTCCCTATATATATCATCACAGCCACCACACCCCATCCGAGCCTTCCTCCCTTTCCTCATTTTCGTTCCTCTGATCAGCTAAAGAATCCAATAgactatatatctatataaatatatatagatacacaTATATTCTTTGTAAATTCATCTCTTACATTCctcagaaagaaaaaaaacaaaaaaggctAACAAATGGAAGCTGCCAATGCCCACGACATGTCGACGGCGCCGCCGTCAGCTGCCACCCCGCACTCGCCATGGCATTCCCCGGTGCCGTACCTTTTCGGCGGCCTGGCGGCGATGTTGGGTCTCATAGCCTTCGCCCTCTTGATCCTTGCATGCTCCTACTGGAAGCTCTCCGGCTACTTGGACGGCGGCAGGCAGGACGGCACCGCCGGCGAGGGCGACGTCGACGTGGAGGCCGGGACTGGTGATGGCAGGAAGCCAGTGTTCGAGGAGAAGATACTGGTGGTCATGGCGGGGGAGGTGAAGCCCACCTTCTTGGCCATCCCCCTGTCCAGCCGGTCGTCCTCCTTTGGGGACGGCAACACTAACTGCAGTTCCGGCGCCGACAAGAGCGAGAAACCGGAGGTGGCGGTTGAGAAAAATGCACCGAAACAACAAAGTAGTGACCAGCACCAACAGAGCTTATAACTCAACCATCAGATCTGTAGGACTCACAACATGCCTCGGTTGGTACTTGACACCGGAACTAACTAGGCTCAGCTCGGAATTCTACGCTCGATCCGAATCTACTTGTGCCCCCCCGAATTCAAGGGTTTCTTGAAAAACAATTTAGTGTCATAGACATATATGGTATATTAGGATGAAGTAGCTCGGGGTCAtgttctttgttttctttctttcatgcttcttctccttcttcttcttcttcttcttcttcttcttcttcttcttcgtatTGTCATTCTCTTCTTTATCTGATTCGGAATTTTGTCCATAGACTTGGTGAGGTTTTGTTGTAATGGGAATTGTTAATTAGCGAGAAGTTCTTCTCAAGCACGTCATATGTCCATCCGAATTTTACGTGGCCTCTAATAGAGAATTGTGCAGACTTAAGAAGTGATAAATTTTCCACCCAAAAAAGAAGtggtatatttattttattaagaaaatattcgatttttcttttttgggatgagattttgctttggatatcGGCTAGGCTTCACAACCATGAGGTGAAGATCGAGTTCAAACCCATGGGGCTCATATTCATTATGTAAGACCAgattgatttattattattattattattattattattattatttcgaTTACAAAAGAGTGAGACACATGGATCTAAtatgacaaaataaaaatttggatCTAATAtgacaaaatagaaattttatttttaataactaATGAAAAAGTCCGAATAGTCTCAAAAAGTCCGAATAGTCTCACATCAAGTATCTAAAACATGgtagaaattttatttttaataactaATGAAAAAGTCCGAATAGTCTCAAAAAGTCCGAATAGTCTCACATCAAGTATCTAAAACATGGTAGAGAAAGTTTACCTCATATCGATCTTCTATACCAAAATCTTAATATTCACCTAATCAAGGTTGCCTAATCGTTGCCAATCCATGTTTTGGTTTCAGAGGTTCAGCACCCCTccttccttcctcctcctcccccccccccccccccccccccccccccaaaaaaaaaaaaacagtacCTCTCCAACTGCACATCATGCATgcatttttagttttttagtTAGAAAGAGGGACATGGGcctgaaaagaaataaatagaaaagaaaacgagatatttcatttcattcataACAATAAAATTTAGAATCTCTTAATCTTGGATGAATGATACTGCATCATCAGATTCCCTTCTTATcgtgcatgcatatatatatacatacacatataataagtgaaaaattaatttcattatcgAGAATGTTAATTGAATTataaagaattttttaattaaaattttatattttcaaaacgAAGATATAAAGCGGTGACGCAATCCTCGcctgataattaaaaaatttcgagtttaatttttgtgataaaatcatcaatattctactatattaattattaaaatttctattttattataacaAACCAACTAAATCTCCTTTTGTAATCGAAATtctcattttgatttttgttttcttaattaaagTAAACCGGGGCTTCGGATCTTGAAACCAATGGGCCTGCTATTGTGTCAAAATGCAGGGAGCTGAATTAAGGTGCGCTTACGTACGTGTAGGGCTGTGATGGAGAGTAGGGTGGACGGGCGCTCCACGTGTAGGGTTACACTCTACGCGGCGGATTGGAACTGCAgaaatgcacatatatatatatatttatatatatatatatatattttataatatatatgcattataTTGAGAGCTCTTATATACAATAGAGAAAGCATGGTGATAGCCATAAACAACTGACAATCGGACACGAGAATGACCAAGATCAATAGATAATATAAAATGTCTTGATTTCGGGTATACTGTACGTACCACACCTCTTAGTAAGTCGATCCAgtttaaattgaattagtcgaaaCTTCTTCAACTTTCAAATATCATCGTATTTATTGGAAAATGACTGAGCAAGCAAACAGTTGTTTTTCTCTTCCACCCTGATCTGATGTTCTATTGTATGTGTCATGTTTGATGGAAGTTTCTGTGGTCTTCTTCTCCCCCTTTCTGACTATCaattaatttagttttttCTGTCTTGATTTTCTGTATGTGATGCTGTAAAAACACTGTGTCGTTTCATTGGTGTATATATGGAATTGGAGTCCCTTCTAACACGTACTCAGTCTCTGGGTTTGGCCAAACCCTTCGCTTTGGATATAATCATCCACTGTTAAAACTTACAtataaagggaaaagaaagacGGTGTAATACTACGATGCACGGTTCAtttgaaatcaagaaattcgAGTTTCAATTTTTGTCCATGAAACCTCCTGAGTCTTTTTATTtcctatttattttcttctaatATGGTGGAGTCCATGGCTTAATTaagcaaataaaatatataactatTAAGAGGCTGCGTGGCCCTAACTTTTCTATGCTATCTATCAATGCGTGTCGGTTCTTTCACCCTCAAAGCCATTTTGGAGataatgcattaattatttcGGCACGATCAGTCCTTATTTTCCCTTAATGACGGTCTTATCTTATATCATAGCTAGGTGGTCCTCACATTCATGCCCCGGACGTTCCCTGATTTTCttgcatatatattgtttaagGTTACGTAAAtacacaaaaataaatatatgtatatacgaAACCCTATTCCAATTCCTTGACATAATATATGAACTGTTTGAACATTGATACCTCGATCAAATCAACTTTTCTCATGATGACCTCGGGCGATCCATGAGGCAATAAGTGGCGAAATGGAAGGCTTGGATAGGGAAGATGTTATTCCACCATTCATCGCATGTCGACAGGCCCAATGAGTATAACATTAATGCTCGATCAATGAGCAAAGATGCATCTATTCTCATCGCACGCTTTAAAACCGTATCTTCTCTGGATCGTGGGATTAGACCGTATATATCATGGAATTTGGTCAACTGACTAGGTCGTCTAATATAGTAATATTCAGCTTAAAAACTTTGGATAACGAGTGCTAAGTTTAAACGGGATTAGTCATGACTCAATTGAATTTTCGGATATCAGAGtttacaccgaaaaaaaaaattatcttgcTTTTACTTCGACACACACCAAAGAACACAAAGCACTCTGCTATAATCTTACcatataaccaaaaaaaaaaaagaaagaaagaaagaaagaaaaagaacactttaaatattataattcttCGCCTACTCGCGATTTTCAAAGTCATCAGAGTCGAACCCtagctatttttttttataattcatttaaatttcattaatagaGGTGATCTTACAGATGCGAAAAATCACAAGAGATTTACAAAAAGATCAAAAACAATCCCTACAACCACAAACAATGAGAATTACAAAGAGATGCTTACAAAAGAGATAAAAAGACGACCCATTTACAATCAgtcaacaaaatttaaaagcctATCAAAATCCAATTTGGCTGAACAGTCCGCAAATAGTATCTTCGTATACTATACATAAATTAGCCGTAGATTTCGCTTACTTATTTTAGatatctttctttattttctcctAGGTCATCTTGTATATCAGTTGAGTGAATGAAGGAAGTAAGCTTTTGGCCTATATCAGTTTTGATAGAAAACTATTGGATTCTCTAGGGTACCATCCCTAGCTAATGTACcatgta from Punica granatum isolate Tunisia-2019 chromosome 2, ASM765513v2, whole genome shotgun sequence includes the following:
- the LOC116197977 gene encoding protein GLUTAMINE DUMPER 2-like; its protein translation is MEAANAHDMSTAPPSAATPHSPWHSPVPYLFGGLAAMLGLIAFALLILACSYWKLSGYLDGGRQDGTAGEGDVDVEAGTGDGRKPVFEEKILVVMAGEVKPTFLAIPLSSRSSSFGDGNTNCSSGADKSEKPEVAVEKNAPKQQSSDQHQQSL